The following proteins are co-located in the Carassius gibelio isolate Cgi1373 ecotype wild population from Czech Republic chromosome A21, carGib1.2-hapl.c, whole genome shotgun sequence genome:
- the LOC127941353 gene encoding cholesterol 25-hydroxylase-like protein 2, with translation MNPGSLRGLLDISNATWALSERSVLQPMWDYLQQNHESTLRSPLFPVIISVSMYLVLVFFYTVLDLLAPTWPSIRRYQIHQDRTVTWSNIGSTLALTTYNHLLYIFPAAIAQWLWRPPVPLPREAPTLTAFLLGIVGCTVVFDFQYYLWHLLHHRVGWLYRTFHALHHQYRQTFSLVTQYLSAWELFSVGFWTTVDPLLLQCHCLTTWAFMLFNIWVSTEDHCGYDFPWAMHRLVPFGLWGGALRHDAHHQQPGTNFAPFFAHWDWLGGTATMPAPVKTKTQKERDEKEA, from the coding sequence ATGAATCCCGGCAGTCTGCGTGGCCTGCTGGACATCAGCAACGCAACCTGGGCTCTGTCGGAGCGCTCTGTGCTGCAGCCCATGTGGGATTACCTGCAGCAGAACCACGAGAGCACCTTGCGCTCGCCGCTGTTTCCCGTCATCATCTCGGTGTCCATGTACCTGGTGCTAGTGTTCTTCTACACTGTGTTGGACCTGCTCGCACCTACCTGGCCGTCCATCCGACGCTACCAGATCCACCAGGACCGCACCGTCACCTGGTCCAACATCGGCTCCACTTTGGCGCTCACCACATACAACCATCTGCTCTACATCTTCCCTGCAGCCATAGCCCAGTGGCTCTGGCGTCCGCCTGTGCCGCTGCCCCGCGAGGCACCCACGCTCACTGCCTTCCTGCTGGGAATCGTGGGCTGCACAGTGGTGTTCGACTTCCAGTACTACTTGTGGCATCTGCTGCATCACCGCGTTGGCTGGCTCTACCGCACCTTCCACGCGCTCCACCACCAGTATCGCCAAACCTTCAGCCTGGTTACGCAATACCTGTCTGCCTGGGAGCTCTTCAGTGTGGGCTTCTGGACCACCGTGGATCCTTTGCTCCTCCAGTGTCACTGTCTCACCACCTGGGCGTTCATGCTGTTCAACATCTGGGTTTCTACTGAGGACCACTGCGGGTACGACTTCCCTTGGGCAATGCATCGTCTGGTTCCCTTTGGCCTTTGGGGTGGAGCGCTGCGGCACGACGCTCACCATCAGCAGCCGGGCACCAACTTTGCACCTTTCTTCGCCCACTGGGACTGGCTGGGGGGAACCGCAACCATGCCGGCTCCTGTGAAGacaaaaacacagaaagaaaGGGACGAAAAGGAAGCCTGA
- the f2rl1.2 gene encoding coagulation factor II (thrombin) receptor-like 1, tandem duplicate 2, with product MADSARYLVLFFYLCVLFAPVEPVGGKGRGLIVVVDEDSGKAFIDPIVTDTLKSGLTTIFLPIIYIIVFVVGLPTNAMAIWVLLFRSKTVHPAAIYMGNLALADVMFVIWMPLKIAYHLKGNNWTFGEGMCKVLVGFFYGNMYCSILFIACLSIQRYWVCAHPLSQQRKNNTFAIIVSVCIWIFIGVSTTPLYLYQQTVELSDLNITTCHDVNLITKENFVSGNAFLDVQLPYYYFMVMAGLVFFIPMLLIIAAYVLLLRKLGKSTVDGSAGKSRQRAIILIITVLITFLVCFIPSNVMLVVHYALLRNGWANNGYSFYILTLCLTSLNSCLDPFIYYYVSDDFREQVKNTLLCRSSRTVERMRVSFSSLKYSKRTSTYTSSTGNTDSSTC from the exons ATGGCAGACTCGGCGAGATATTTGGTCTTGTTCTTTTACTTGTGTGTGCTTTTTGCCCCGGTGGAGCCAG TTGGAGGGAAAGGACGAGGTTTAATAGTCGTAGTGGATGAAGATTCAGGCAAAGCCTTCATTGATCCGATCGTTACAGATACACTAAAGAGCGGTCTCACAACCATCTTCCTGCCAATCATTTACATCATTGTTTTTGTGGTGGGGTTGCCAACCAACGCGATGGCTATATGGGTCCTGCTGTTCCGGTCAAAGACTGTTCACCCTGCAGCCATTTACATGGGCAACCTTGCGCTGGCTGACGTTATGTTTGTTATCTGGATGCCTCTCAAGATCGCTTACCATTTGAAAGGAAATAACTGGACTTTCGGAGAAGGAATGTGCAAAGTTTTGGTGGGTTTCTTCTACGGCAACATGTACTGCTCCATCCTCTTCATCGCTTGTCTGAGCATCCAGCGGTACTGGGTCTGCGCTCACCCGCTCTCCCAGCAAAGgaaaaacaacacatttgcaATCATCGTATCTGTGTGTATTTGGATCTTCATTGGAGTCAGTACTACACCTTTGTACCTGTACCAGCAAACCGTTGAACTCTCGGACCTCAATATTACCACCTGCCACGACGTCAATCTTATAACCAAGGAGAACTTTGTTTCTGGCAATGCGTTCCTGGATGTTCAGCtgccttattattattttatggtgaTGGCGGGTCTTGTGTTCTTTATCCCAATGCTGCTCATCATCGCCGCTTACGTTCTTCTGCTTCGCAAGCTTGGGAAATCCACAGTCGATGGCAGCGCTGGAAAAAGCCGCCAGCGAGCCATTATTCTCATCATCACAGTGCTCATAACGTTCTTGGTCTGCTTCATCCCAAGTAACGTGATGTTGGTCGTGCATTACGCCCTCTTGCGAAATGGCTGGGCCAATAACGGCTACAGTTTCTACATCCTCACACTGTGTCTGACCAGTCTCAACAGCTGCTTGGATCCTTTCATCTACTATTACGTCTCGGATGATTTCAGGGAGCAAGTCAAGAACACGCTGCTGTGCCGTAGCAGCCGTACGGTGGAGAGGATGAGGGTCTCGTTCAGCTCGTTGAAGTACTCTAAAAGGACCAGCACGTATACTTCCAGCACAGGCAACACTGATAGCAGCACCTGCTGA
- the LOC127942348 gene encoding proteinase-activated receptor 2, with protein sequence MTEASHASTNTIVPVSFTGKMASRLIWISALILLIRVNLSSQSADTDRGFTGEETEDGVKVTSTAVAVLDSRLTQIFFPVVYIIVFSVGLPANAMALWVFLFRTKKKHPSSIFLANLALADLLFVIWIPLKIAYHFNGNHWIFGEALCKVLVSFFYGNMYCSTAFIACISVQRYWAIVHPLYEQKRNNKLATGVSVCVWLVVWAITVPLFLYDQTVKVTNMDIVTCHDVTRPSQSHYPSIYFLIMGVVGFIVPCITCIVAYVQMLRALKSSMTDTNIVQKRRKAVILIITVLVMFLVCFTPSNIMVMVHYSMLLMGVQDSDYGFYITALCLASLNSCVDPFVYYFISDEFREHVRNTFLCRSERTVQRMRVSFSALKYSKKNSTYRSDSGNTQSTSY encoded by the exons ATGACGGAAGCATCCCACGCTTCAACAAATACAATCGTTCCGGTTAGTTTCACAGGAAAAATGGCGTCCCGTCTGATCTGGATCTCCGCTTTGATTCTCTTAATCAGAGTGAACCTGTCTAGTCAAA GTGCTGACACGGACAGGGGCTTTACTGGTGAGGAAACTGAGGATGGAGTGAAAGTGACGTCCACTGCTGTTGCTGTACTGGACAGCAGGCTCACCCAGATCTTTTTCCCAGTGGTGTATATCATCGTCTTCAGTGTGGGCTTGCCAGCCAATGCTATGGCCCTCTGGGTGTTCCTCTTCAGGACGAAGAAGAAACATCCCTCATCCATTTTCTTGGCCAACCTTGCCCTGGCGGACCTGCTGTTTGTAATCTGGATTCCTTTAAAGATCGCCTACCATTTTAATGGGAATCACTGGATCTTCGGAGAAGCCCTGTGCAAAGTCCTTGTGAGCTTCTTCTATGGGAACATGTATTGTTCAACTGCTTTCATTGCATGTATTAGTGTCCAGAGGTATTGGGCCATAGTACATCCTCTTTACGAGCAGAAAAGGAACAACAAATTGGCAActggtgtctctgtgtgtgtgtggctggttGTGTGGGCCATTACCGTGCCTCTTTTTCTTTATGACCAAACTGTGAAAGTCACAAACATGGATATTGTTACCTGTCATGATGTCACTCGCCCCAGCCAATCACACTACCCTTCGATATACTTCCTGATTATGGGAGTTGTTGGATTCATAGTTCCCTGCATAACATGTATAGTGGCGTACGTGCAGATGCTACGTGCCCTAAAGAGCTCGATGACAGACACTAACATCGTTCAGAAGCGACGGAAAGCTGTCATCCTCATCATCACTGTGCTGGTGATGTTCCTAGTGTGTTTCACCCCGAGTAACATCATGGTCATGGTGCATTACTCAATGCTCTTGATGGGAGTGCAGGACAGCGATTACGGTTTCTATATTACAGCGCTATGCTTGGCCAGCCTTAACAGCTGTGTCGATCCTTTTGTATATTATTTCATCTCAGATGAGTTCAGAGAGCATGTAAGAAACACGTTTCTTTGCCGCAGCGAACGCACCGTGCAGAGGATGCGGGTTTCCTTCAGTGCACTGAAGTATTCAAAGAAAAACAGTACCTACAGGTCAGACTCTGGAAACACGCAGAGTACGTCCTACTAA